A segment of the Streptomyces sp. L2 genome:
CCGCTGTGGCGGCTCGTCCGGGAACTGGAGGCCGTGCTCGACCGCTCGTGATCCGCGGGCCCGGCCGGACCCCGGAGAGAAATTCGGGGTACGCAGTGCCTTTACGAGTGACACTGAGTGCCATACCCTGTCGGCGTGCGCGGTGACACGGCAGCCGCGTGCGTGGGAAACCGGCCCAGCGCAGGGAGTTGACCAGCGTGTACCACCACTCAGCAAGCGTCTCGTTTCCGACGGCCGGCTCCGCGGCGGGCGTTCTCGACCCGGGAACCGCGGACACCCGGGACGCCATCCACTTCCAGCGCTGCACCTGGTGCGGCACCGCCATGCACCAGCGGCTGCTCTGCCCGGTGTGCCAGGGCAGCGAACTGCGCACGGAACGCAGCGAGGGCGTGGGCACGGTCCGCCACTCCACCGTGGTGCACCGCAACACCCCCGCGGCCCGCAACGTGTCACTGATCGAGATGGCCGAGGGATTCGTCGTACGCGGCCGGGTGATGGGCCCGCCCATCGGCATCCACAGCGGCGACCGCGTCCGCCTCTCCACCGCCCAGGACCCGGTCCGCGGCGAGCCCGTCTTCCAGCTCCTCGACGAGCCGTACCGCGCCTGGACCTGAGCACGGCCGCCCCCGCTAGGGCCTGTCTGACAATTCGCGTCTGCCGCGCGACGCCATGCACGCTCCCCCAGCCTCCGGCCGGGGGACCCCCAGAGCACGCACCTGACGCCGCGCGGCCCACCCTCCGGGCGACGACGCGAATTGTCAGACAGGCCCTAGGATGATCGCGGGCCGTGACTGGCGCTGGGGTGGGGCACCACCGGGGAGCGGCCCGGCCGTCAGGGTCTGTGCCGCGCGCCTGGGCGTCCCCGACGAGGCCCTGGAGCGCGTGTGACCCCCGTGATCGCCCCCGCCGACGCCGGCCGCCTGCTGGAGGACGTCCAGCGGTCCGGCAACCGGCTCGCCGGATCCCTGGCCGCCCTGACCGACGCGGAGGTGCGGGCGCCGTCACGGCTGCCCCGCTGGTCGCGCGGTCATGTGCTCACCCATGTCGCCCGCAGCGCGGACGCCTACGTCTGGATGCTGCGCCGGGCCCGCACCGGCGCCGAGTCCGGGCCCCGGACGACCGCGGCCGCCCTGGCCGAGGCGGTGGAGCTGGGCGCCGCCCGGCCGGCCGCCGACGTGGCCGCCGATGTGCGGGGCAGCGTGGATCGGTTCGTCGCGGAGGCCCGTCTCATGCCCCCGCACGGCTGGGAGCACCCGGTGACGGCACTGGCCGGCTGGCGGCATCCGGCCTGGTACACCCTGCTGCGCTGCCTGCGGGAGCTGGAGACCCACCACGTGGACCTCGGCCTCGGCTACGGCACCGGCAACTGGCCGAGCGGCTACGTCACGTGGGCGCTCGACGACACGCTCGGCACGCTGCGCGCCCGAGGCTTCCCGCTGGCCGCCGTCGAGGCGGCCGACCTCGGCCGGCGCTGGTCCCTCTCCCCCGAGGGCGCCACGATCGCCGCCCCCGGGCACCGTGTACTCGGCTGGCTCAGCGGCCGGACCCCGGTGAGCGAGATGGTGACCGACGGGACCGCCGCGGCGCTGCCCTCCCCGCCGCCCTGGCCCCAGCCTCCGCTGCCCGGCTGGGGCCGGGAGGGCGAGGACGGCGCCTGAGCCGAGGGACGGGACGGCGACGACTGCGTCTGAGCCGGGGACGGGACGGCGACGACGGTATCGGGGCCGGGTTCGGGAAGGCGACGACGGCATCCGGGCCGGGGTCCGGGCGGCGGATCCGGCCGTCGCTCACTGCGTGAGGGTCACCCTGATGCCGACCGTGCCGTCCCGGCCGCGGCGCAGTCGGCTGCCCAGCAGGCTGAGGCGGCCGAGGATGCCGTACTTGCGGGCGAGCAGGGTGCGGTAGCGGGCGGTGGTGGCCGCGTCGGTGATCTCGGCGGTGGCGGGGGTCTGTTCGCCGGTCGGGTTGCCGCGCACGTCGCAGGGGCCGACGAGGATGTCGGCGCGGCGCCGGATGCGTTTGACCTTCCCGCTGCCGGCGACCGTCCAGACGCCGAGGGTGGCGCCGTCCCGGACCACCCACACCGGGGTGGCGACGGGGCTGCCGTCCTTGCGGAAGCTGGTGACGAGCAGGTAGGTGCCGGCGCCGAGCCGGTCGAGCCGCGTGTCATCCATGGCGGAAGTCTAGGAGCCGGTGCGCGTCCGCAGGAGGGCCGCGAAGGCGTCCGTCGCGGCCGTGCCACCGCCCAGGTTCAGCGGATCGCCGCCGCCATCCGCCGTACGCCCTCCTCCAGCACCTCCGGCGAGGCCGCCAGGTTGAGGCGTACGTGGCCCGCGCCGCCCGTGCCGAAGGGCAGACCGGAGTTGAGGGCGACCCGGCCGCGGTCGAGGAAGGCCGCGGCCGGGTCGTCGCCGAGGCCGAGGGCGCGGCAGTCCAGCCAGGCGAGATAGGTGGCCTGGGCCGGGCGGTGGCGTACCGCGGGCAGGTGCCGGGCCAGCAGGCCGGTGAGCAGGCGCCGGTTGGTGTCGAGCCCCGCCAGCAGCGCGTCGAGCCAGCCGGTGCCGTCGCGCAGGGCCGCGGTGTGGGCGATGACGCCGAGGTGGCTGGGGCCGTGGCTCACCTCCTCGGGCAGCCGGGCGAGGTCGGCGGCGGCCCCCGGCCCGGCGAGGGCGAGGGCGGCCTTGAGCCCGGCCAGGTTCCAGCCCTTGGACGCCGACATCAGGGACAGGCCGCGTTCCGCGCCGGGGACGCTCAGATACGGCGTGAAGGGGACGCCGGGGGCGACCAGCGGGGCGTGGATCTCGTCCGCG
Coding sequences within it:
- a CDS encoding maleylpyruvate isomerase family mycothiol-dependent enzyme, whose amino-acid sequence is MTPVIAPADAGRLLEDVQRSGNRLAGSLAALTDAEVRAPSRLPRWSRGHVLTHVARSADAYVWMLRRARTGAESGPRTTAAALAEAVELGAARPAADVAADVRGSVDRFVAEARLMPPHGWEHPVTALAGWRHPAWYTLLRCLRELETHHVDLGLGYGTGNWPSGYVTWALDDTLGTLRARGFPLAAVEAADLGRRWSLSPEGATIAAPGHRVLGWLSGRTPVSEMVTDGTAAALPSPPPWPQPPLPGWGREGEDGA
- a CDS encoding PPOX class F420-dependent oxidoreductase: MDDTRLDRLGAGTYLLVTSFRKDGSPVATPVWVVRDGATLGVWTVAGSGKVKRIRRRADILVGPCDVRGNPTGEQTPATAEITDAATTARYRTLLARKYGILGRLSLLGSRLRRGRDGTVGIRVTLTQ